From Lolium perenne isolate Kyuss_39 chromosome 5, Kyuss_2.0, whole genome shotgun sequence, a single genomic window includes:
- the LOC127321700 gene encoding protein DA1-related 1, translating to MGWLNKIFKGSVNRVSRGHYDGNWHEGNSPDHIRGAYDESDNEDMDRAIALSLAEGDPDKGKAVEPDYSLEEDEQLARALQESLNTESPPHQHVPVRNVPSESIPTREPPQPVFPSSGYRTCAGCKNPIGHGRFLSCMDAVWHPQCFRCFACNKPISEYEFAMHEDQPYHKSCYKDFFHPKCDVCKSFIPTNKNGLIEYRAHPFWMQKYCPSHEDDGTPRCCSCERMEPTDVKYITLEDGRKLCLECLTSATMDSPECQHLYMDIQEFFEGLNMKVEQQVPLLLVERQALNEALEAEKSGHHLPETRGLCLSEEQIVRTILRRPTIGPGNRIMDMITGPYKLVRRCEVTAILILYGLPRLQTGSILAHEMMHAYLRLKGYRSLSPQVEEGICQVLSHMWLESEIIAGATSNAASTSAASSSSSSSTATSSKKGAKTEFEKKLGAFIKNQIETDSSVEYGDGFRVGNRAVERYGLRSTLDHMKITGSFPI from the exons ATGGGTTGGTTAAATAAGATCTTCAAAGGCTCAGTAAACAGAGTTTCAAGGGGTCACTATGATGGCAACTGGCATGAAGGCAATTCACCTGATCACATCAGA GGTGCATATGACGAAAGCGACAATGAAGATATGGATCGAGCTATTGCATTATCTCTAGCAGAGGGAGATCCTGATAAGGGAAAGGCTGTTG AGCCTGATTACAGTTTGGAGGAAGATGAACAACTTGCACGGGCTCTGCAGGAGAGCCTTAATACCGAGTCTCCTCCTCATCAACACGTTCCTGTCAGAAATGTTCCATCAGAGAGTATCCCAACAAGGGAGCCGCCTCAGCCTGTCTTTCCCTCAAGTGGATACAG GACTTGTGCTGGATGCAAAAATCCGATTGGCCATGGACGTTTTCTTAGTTGTATGGATGCAGTCTGGCACCCTCAGTGCTTTAGATGCTTTGCTTGCAACAAGCCCATATCTGAGTATGAG TTCGCCATGCATGAAGACCAGCCATACCACAAATCCTGCTATAAAGATTTTTTCCATCCAAAATGCGATGTCTGCAAGAGCTTT attccaacaaataagAATGGCCTGATCGAATACCGGGCACATCCTTTCTGGATGCAGAAGTACTGTCCTTCCCATGAAGATGATGGCACTCCCAGGTGTTGCAGTTGTGAAAGGATGGAG CCAACAGATGTCAAATATATAACGTTGGAGGATGGAAGGAAACTCTGCTTGGAATGTCTGACTTCTGCAACAATGGATTCTCCAGAATGCCAACATCTTTACATGGATATTCAGGAATTTTTTGAAGGTTTGAATATGAAAGTAGAACAGCAAGTTCCATTACTTTTGGTAGAGAGGCAGGCTCTTAATGAAGCGTTGGAAGCTGAGAAAAGT GGACATCACCTTCCCGAAACCAGAGGTCTGTGTCTCTCTGAAGAACAAATTGTCAGAACT ATCTTAAGAAGACCAACAATTGGACCAGGAAACAGAATCATGGATATGATTACGGGACCATACAAGCTGGTCAGGCGGTGTGAAGTGACTGCGATCCTTATACTGTACGGGCTACCAAG ATTGCAAACAGGCTCCATTCTTGCTCACGAAATGATGCACGCATATCTTCGCCTGAAAG GATACCGATCCCTTAGTCCTCAGGTTGAAGAAGGCATCTGTCAAGTCCTATCCCACATGTGGCTCGAGTCCGAAATCATCGCCGGCGCTACGAGCAATGCTGCGTCCACCTCGGCAgcatcatcgtcgtcttcctcctcaacTGCTACCTCTTCGAAGAAGGGCGCAAAGACAGAGTTTGAGAAGAAGCTCGGAGCGTTCATCAAGAACCAGATCGAAACAGACTCTTCCGTGGAGTACGGAGATGGTTTTCGGGTGGGCAACCGGGCGGTCGAACGGTACGGATTAAGAAGCACCCTTGACCACATGAAGATCACAGGGTCTTTTCCTATTTGA
- the LOC127321695 gene encoding agamous-like MADS-box protein AGL61 gives MAPRRTSMGRQKIEIRRIESEEARQVCFSKRRAGLFKKASELAILCGAEVAAVVFSPAGKAFSFGHPSVEAILERFAPTGAAAAAGGGGGEDSRQLAELNRQVGELSAQLDAQKARKERAEAAMAKERSAASPVTAWLEADVRDMGEEELMAFAAALAEVQDAVAARANQVLQDALNHGRAMQARARSSNNNNQVQQFLVSNSAVGFDQFGAGNASSNDGEMDMQMQQMMMMAMAPLPPGLAGAGMETMLLQQGLGFGLPGPY, from the coding sequence ATGGCGCCGCGGCGCACGAGCATGGGCCGGCAGAAGATCGAGATCCGCCGcatcgagagcgaggaggcgcgtCAGGTGTGCTTCTCCAAGCGCCGCGCCGGGCTGTTCAAGAAGGCCAGCGAGCTGGCAATCCTGTGCGGCGCGGAGGTGGCCGCGGTCGTCTTCTCCCCGGCAGGCAAGGCATTCTCCTTCGGCCACCCCTCCGTCGAGGCCATCCTCGAGCGCTTCGCTCCGaccggtgcggcggcggcggccggaggaggaggaggagaagacagCAGGCAGCTGGCGGAGCTGAACCGCCAGGTCGGGGAGCTGAGTGCGCAGCTGGACGCGCAGAAGGCGCGGAAGGAGCGCGCGGAGGCGGCCATGGCCAAGGAGCGCTCCGCGGCGAGCCCCGTGACGGCGTGGCTGGAGGCCGACGTCCGCGACATGGGGGAGGAGGAGCTGATGGCGTTCGCGGCGGCGCTGGCGGAGGTGCAGGACGCTGTCGCCGCGCGCGCCAACCAGGTGCTGCAGGACGCACTCAACCACGGCCGCGCCATGCAGGCCAGGGCCCGCTcctccaacaacaacaaccaggTGCAGCAGTTCCTCGTCAGCAACAGCGCCGTTGGGTTTGATCAGTTCGGCGCAGGCAACGCCAGCAGCAACGACGGAGAGATGGACATGCAGATGCagcagatgatgatgatggccaTGGCGCCGCTGCCGCCGGGGTTAGCCGGTGCCGGCATGGAGACGATGCTGCTGCAGCAGGGGTTGGGGTTCGGCTTACCCGGCCCCTACTGA